Proteins co-encoded in one uncultured Methanobrevibacter sp. genomic window:
- a CDS encoding ABC transporter ATP-binding protein, which produces MNAVEMKNVYKSYENGNIKALNGINLTIGEGEFVSIIGPSGSGKSTLLNMLGALDVPDSGSINVAGEDLSSSKKLNEFRAQKIGFIFQLHNLIPNISVVENIEIPMFTQKMSSKEMRANALKLLDDVGLKDKADMMPNKLSGGERQRVAIARALANNPSIILADEPTGSLDSKTSSKILKQLIDLHKDKNVTLIIVTHDMDVAKLADRVIEVLDGEIISAGDDSLINSKIDV; this is translated from the coding sequence ATGAATGCGGTAGAAATGAAAAATGTTTATAAAAGTTATGAAAACGGAAATATAAAAGCATTGAACGGCATAAACCTCACTATAGGTGAAGGTGAATTCGTATCAATCATCGGCCCGTCAGGGTCTGGAAAATCAACCCTGCTCAATATGCTCGGTGCATTGGATGTTCCTGATTCCGGAAGCATTAATGTTGCAGGTGAGGATTTAAGCAGTTCCAAAAAGCTCAATGAATTCAGGGCTCAAAAAATAGGATTCATTTTCCAGCTGCACAATCTCATTCCCAACATTTCTGTAGTTGAAAACATTGAAATTCCGATGTTTACTCAAAAAATGTCTTCAAAGGAGATGAGAGCCAATGCATTGAAACTGTTGGATGATGTTGGGCTTAAAGACAAGGCAGACATGATGCCGAATAAACTGTCCGGTGGTGAACGTCAAAGAGTAGCCATTGCCCGTGCACTTGCAAATAATCCTTCAATAATATTGGCGGATGAACCAACAGGATCACTGGATTCGAAGACAAGTAGCAAAATCCTTAAGCAACTAATCGATTTGCATAAAGATAAGAATGTAACATTGATTATTGTAACTCATGATATGGATGTGGCCAAACTTGCAGACAGGGTTATCGAAGTTTTGGACGGTGAGATAATATCTGCAGGTGACGATTCTTTGATAAACAGTAAAATTGATGTTTGA
- a CDS encoding ABC transporter permease, whose translation MSFLKFIVKNPFRRKTSAFLSIVGIAIGIIVIVALGGITDGLVNTFEDTIHAGGADFQISGKETGDSAYGTNTIDANWTDKIANVSGVEEAYPIYVVLTSVGDDYMNTLIGIDPNGTTLADISMKEGRIFEDNSSEAILGEIYADDNNYSVGDNIEIDGEDFEVVGIYETGDQNMAGGVFTSISKVGELMDDEDSISNIYVKVEKGADPQTVADSIDEKYGDNITTITSVMEMSQMADMLNMLQASTWAISLLAIVVGGLGIINTMLMSVFERTREIGVLKAVGWSNTKILTMIVGESLVITIVSAVIGSLIGFLACTLLGPQMGIEPLFTAKIFIQAFAIAIVVGIIGGIYPAIKAMKLPPTEALRYE comes from the coding sequence ATGTCATTTTTAAAATTCATTGTTAAAAATCCATTCAGGAGAAAGACCAGTGCATTTCTCTCAATTGTGGGGATTGCAATTGGAATAATAGTTATAGTGGCTCTTGGTGGAATCACAGATGGTTTGGTAAACACATTTGAAGACACAATTCATGCAGGAGGAGCGGACTTTCAGATTTCAGGAAAGGAAACCGGGGATTCTGCATATGGAACCAACACCATTGATGCAAACTGGACAGACAAGATAGCAAATGTTTCAGGAGTTGAGGAAGCATATCCAATTTATGTTGTTCTCACTTCGGTGGGAGATGACTATATGAATACGCTAATCGGAATCGATCCTAACGGTACAACATTGGCGGATATATCAATGAAGGAAGGCCGAATCTTTGAGGATAATTCCTCTGAAGCTATTCTTGGTGAAATATATGCTGATGACAACAACTATTCTGTCGGTGACAATATTGAAATCGACGGAGAAGACTTTGAAGTGGTCGGAATCTATGAAACCGGTGACCAGAATATGGCCGGAGGAGTGTTTACTTCAATTTCCAAAGTTGGTGAACTGATGGATGATGAAGATTCAATTTCAAACATCTACGTTAAGGTTGAAAAAGGCGCAGACCCTCAGACTGTTGCAGACAGTATAGATGAGAAATACGGAGACAACATTACAACAATAACATCAGTAATGGAAATGTCTCAGATGGCAGACATGCTGAACATGCTTCAGGCTTCAACATGGGCGATTTCCCTTCTGGCGATTGTTGTCGGAGGTTTAGGCATCATCAACACAATGCTCATGTCAGTCTTTGAGAGAACCCGTGAAATAGGTGTTTTAAAGGCAGTCGGATGGTCAAACACTAAAATATTGACAATGATTGTCGGTGAATCTCTGGTAATTACAATAGTGTCTGCCGTAATCGGATCATTGATAGGATTTTTGGCCTGCACATTATTGGGTCCGCAGATGGGTATTGAACCGTTATTTACTGCGAAAATATTCATTCAGGCATTTGCAATAGCTATTGTTGTTGGAATAATTGGAGGAATATATCCTGCAATCAAGGCGATGAAACTTCCTCCGACAGAGGCATTGAGGTATGAGTGA
- a CDS encoding DUF3781 domain-containing protein, translating into MHKKVLLENIDKIHTTEMGIGRIQKNLEISEEPVGYCISKLKQENARVTKEGKNYYVEVDDLRITINSSSFTIITAHKK; encoded by the coding sequence ATGCATAAGAAAGTTCTTTTAGAAAATATTGACAAAATTCATACAACCGAAATGGGCATTGGAAGAATACAGAAAAATTTGGAAATCAGTGAAGAACCTGTAGGCTACTGCATTTCCAAATTAAAGCAGGAAAATGCAAGAGTTACAAAAGAAGGTAAAAATTACTATGTTGAAGTTGACGACTTGAGAATTACAATCAATTCAAGCAGCTTTACAATAATAACGGCCCATAAGAAATAA